The window aaaaaataattttttaaacctcCGTATAATTGGTTGTCTATATAAGCTgtcaatttgtaaattttagaaatgaaAACTCGTATCAGGATTACAGAAACGCAAGGAGGTCTTTAACTTTAAAGACCCTTTGACGTTCCTGTTATCCTACTAccaattttgattaaaaaatttcgcaaataaaaaaattatttcttcgGCTTGGAGTTGCAAAATGTCGAAAGGGGTTTCGAACCAGGATCACAGAAATGCTAAGAGGTGAAACGATGTCGACACCTCTTTGCCTTCATGTGATCCtaatgcaaattttagttttaaattattagaaaaaaattaatgttttaaacCTCTGTATAATTAGTTGTCTATATTAGCTGtcaattgtaaattttagaaatgaaAACTCGTATCAGGATCACAGGAACGCAAAGAGGTCTTTAAAAAccctttgaaaaaatttcggaCCATAATCAGAAGAATGTTAAGAAGTGAAACGATGTAAACACCTCGTTGCCTTGATGTGATTCctaatgcaaattttaattttaaattattaaaaaaaaatagattttaagTTTGTGTTTAATTGATTGCCTCGACAAGTgtcaattacaaattttaaaaataaaatctcgtATCAGAATCACAGGAACACAAGGAGGTCTTTAACTGTAAAGACCCTTTGACGTTCCTGTTatcctaataaaaatttcgatttaaaaatttcgcaaataaaaaattatttttggttaaGAGTTGCAAAATGTCCAATGAGATTTTGAACCAGGATCACAGAAATGCTAATAGTGAAACAATGTCAACACCTCTTTGCGTTCATGTGATCCtaatgcaaattttagttttaaattatcacaatattaattttttaagcatCTGTATAGTTGGTTGCCTGTACAAACTGTCATTGCCATGTGTTTTTGAGGTtaggtattttaaaaattttctattttttatagaaaaaattgtcCAAAAACATTGACAATATTGAACATGTCTCGTTTGGtcgttaaaaatttacctaaaaatGTACGTATTTCTATTTTGTGACCTTGTGGgtgttaaaaacaataattactgCAGATAACTGAAGAAAAACTCAGAAATTTGTTCCAAGAGAAAGGCACTATAACTGATGTTCAGTTAAAGTACACCCCTGAGGGTAAATTTCGTGAGTTTGCTTTCGTGGGCTACCAGAATGAAAATGAAGCCCAGGAAGCTATTAAACACTTTGATGGCATGTTCATGCACACCAGAAAGATAAAGGTTGAGCCATGTGCACTATTAGGTGTGTTCCAGTAATTTTTTGGTGTCTGTTGtactattattagttttagggGATTCCAAGAAACCTAAAGCTTGGAGTAAATATGCCCCAGAAAGTACCGCATATAAGAAGGCTCACGGTATTTTAACAAAGGAAGAAGACAATGATAAACCCAAAGTTGCAAAGAAGAATCAAAAAGAAGATGAAACTATAGAACtacttaaaaaagtaataatcggtGTTAATAATTATCGTGATAACTCAAGACACTACAATTTTTAGTATCAAGATGATCCAATGTTTGAAGAATTTTTAGAGCTTCACAATCCTGAAGAAAGCAAGAAATTGCgcaaaattatagaaaaacaaaaagaacacGATGTCAAATCAGAAAGTGAGGAAGATGAGGGAAAGGGTAGCTCTTCAGAAAATGACTCAGATGAAGAAACGCAAGACAGATTAGCTGACCAAAAAATCAGTGACTTAGAATACATGAAAAAACTGGtaaagaagaaagaaaaacCGAAGAAGGAACCCAAAAAGTTGGATTTATTTACACTGAAGGTAACTTGTTATtaaccaaataaattattaatttagttttgtcTAGTTGAGAGGCCTTCCATATAATTCCAGAAAGAAAGATATAAAACAATTCCTAAAACCCGTTACTCCCTTTTCTATCAGACTTCCTGCAAAAATTCACGGGATTGCGTATGTGGGCTTTAAGACCGAAAAAGACTACAAGAAAGCCCTCCTGAAAGACAGAAGTTTCATCGGTAAGTTtcataataaacaaattgcaGTTCTTTACCCACTTTTAGCCGGGAAAAGAATTTCCGTCATGGAATACTCCGGAAAAAATAACACCGAACACGAGGAAACTTCAAATAATGTTCGGAAAAAATGGGTGAGTCAGGAGGAGGCTCTCAAAAACGAGGAAGATATCGCGGAGACgggcaaaatttttgtgagAAATTTGGCATACACTACAACAGAAGACGATGTTGAGAatctattttcaaaatttggccCGCTAGCTGAGGTGAATTTGCCGGTGGATCCCAcgtctaaaaaaatcaaaggctTTGGCACTGTGACATTTGTGATGCCTGAGCACGCGGCTAGAGCTTACGGGGAACTGGATGGCTCTATTCTGCACGGGCGCATGGTGCACCTTCTGCCAGGAAAAAGCAAAGATGTGGCCGATGAACCAGACTTAGAAGGTGTTTAGTTATCTAAAGAATTCGGGGagttattgttaattttcagAAAGTACGAATTTTAAGAAGAAGAAGGAAGCGAAACAGAAATCTGAAGCTGGGTCGTCTCATAACTGGAATTCGCTATTTTTGGGGCACAATGCAGTTGCTGAAGTCATTGCAGACACTTACAGTACTTCAAAGGAAAAAGTTATGGGGTTACATGATGACGGTAGCGCTGCTGTGAGACTTGCACTGGGAGAGACACAAATCGTGGCACAAACTAGGAAATATCTGGAGCAAGAAGGCGTCCAACTTGATGCTTTCAGTAACAATGTAGGGAAGAAATGATCAAAATGTGCGGCAATTAATTACGAGTTTTAGAAATGTAAAAGGTCGAAAACAGTGATCCTTGTAAAGAATTTGCCGAATAAAACTGAAGCCAAGGAGATTAgaacaatatttgaaaagtttGGCTTGGTTGGACGGTTGATTTTGCCCCCTAGTGGCATTACAGGTAACTacgagtatttttttgttgttaataAACATTTAACGAGTTTTTGTAGCAATTGTTGAATTTCTTGAACCGTCTGAGGCACGGAAAGCTTTCACTTGTTTGGCTTACACGAAGTTTAAAAATGTGCCACTTTATTTAGAGTGGGCTCCGGAAAATTCTCTAGGTGAACGAAAAGAGCCACCTGTAACGAATGAAGACACTACAGAAGttaaacaaagtgaaaataataatgaagtTGAAGAAACTGTGGAAGAATCTGAACCTGATACtactttatttgttaaaaacttgaatttCCAAACGACTGATGACGGTCTAAGGAaggtttgtatttttattttctagtgAAATGGGTGGTGTTTGTTCACTTaagtcttaaaattatttttatgttattgttatttctgtgtataatactgacgtttttcgtatcaattttgttactacatctgtataaattgatagaaattattattattaagaaatCTTGTGTATTTTCGAGATTTTGAAAACGAAATTAGTTTTTACTTCGAAAATATGCTGAAACGCTTTAAAAAACTGCattgttcgaatttttttttattaattgccaCTAACACCAACGTTTTGTCACCTTTTTTGGGTCTTCCCTCaaggcaataaataattaggtTTGTTAAACCTCTCCATGTTGTTtcccaataatttattgccctGAAGAAATCCTAAAGAAGGTCCGAAACGTTggtagtaataaataaaaaaatagatatttataatacgagtgcgaaaccacaagggctgtcgttatgcaacgagcgtaagCGAGTTGCATACCCTAGACACCttagaactttaagcgtttttgcATAAgtgtaaaatataatttttatctcaaaaaaagtgctcaaaaactcagtccttttcgatttaaaaataccatttcagaacagtttttatttttttttaatagtcgCCTGTTAGTTTTGGTTTTCGGTATTTCTATACTTTTAGATGTTTTTTGTAGCATTTTGAAAGTTGTGGCAAACTTGCGTACGCCAGCGTTGCAactaaaaaagacaaaaacgaCCCAAGTAAACGTCTATCCATGGGATATGGCTTTGTTAGGTTTATACATAAAAGCAGCGCTGATAAGGCTCTCAAAACCCTTCAGCAGAGCACTCTAGACGGCAAATCCCTAGAATTGAAGAGATCTGAACGGACGTTGAAGTTTGTTCTTGTCCAATTTATTTCCGCTTAATcttattttactaaattttagcAACGAGGTcaaagttgttaaaaaaagCACCAAAGCAACGAAACAAACAGGAACCAAGATTTTGGTTCGAAATATCCCATTCCAGGCTAACCAGAAGGAAATTAGGGAACTTTTTaggcattttattaaaatttaattgtactACTAACAtgacttaattaattgttttagtGTTTTTGGCGAAATTAAAGCGTTAAGGCTCCCAAAGAAAATGGCCTTGGATGGGGGCTCACATCGAGGTTTTGCGTTTGTCGATTTTGTGGCAGCCTCTGATGCCAAggtgaattaattattaattgtaacTTGTtagcataattatttttttagaatgcATTTGAGGCTTTGTGTCAAAGTACCCACTTGTACGGTCGGAGACTAGTTCTCGAGTGGGCCTCAAGTGAGGACAGTGTGGACGATATCAGGAAGCGAACAGCGGCTCACTTCCAAACCACTGAAGCAGTCAAGTCGAAGAAAAGTGTTTTAAGcattgattaattaaaaataaaaactacacTTTGTCTAGTCAAGTTTATTACCTCTAGAATAAACcaacattacaaaattaaattacaaacaaaaacaaaacataactAAGTCCAACTACGGGGCGCTCCAATTATTTCTTAAGAAGTTGCTCGTCTTGCATTGAAAGTTGGCCAAGTTTCTTGCCAATGCGTTCATGGATGTCTAGAAATTTGGCCACACATCTATCAATGCAAACGGCTTCGCCTTTGGCAATTTCCGCGTCGTTGTAAACGGGAGGAATGCACTTTTTGTGGCATGCTGTAGTTAGACGGTTGTACATGTCTGCCATCATTTCGATTTCCAATTCTTGCATCAACTGCAACTTTTGAGCGTCACTCTCTGCCATTTCAATTCCGTGCAAATGTGACGCGTTATTAACGATAATTAAGTTCGAGGAGTGTGACGAGGACCCAATTCGTAATCACCAACGTTCGAGAGTCGCATGCGTTCCCTTATTTTCATATTATCATAACGCCTTTTCTCAACACTGGATTTGGACAAGTAGAACAAGTAAATACCAAACGTTGTACATATGGTCCTGCGAACCGAcaaattattgcaataaaacgATTTTTCGGTGCGAAAGTGAGGTTATGGTCAGTCGTTGCCTACTTTTGGAACTTACCATCCAATTCCTATTTTTGCATGTGTCCCTAAGCGCATACTTCCACCAATGCCTTAACTCATTATTTAACAAACTAGGAgttgttaaaaatatcaaaaatcgtgaatttttaaaattgtggtTATGCTCACATGGACTTTTGCGGTTACGTTGCGTGTACGTTCGTTGCGTTATGGAAGCACAAAAAGTCTAGTTTACACGTGATTTCCATTTATTTAAGGGATGGTTTACAACAAATCTAATAGAAATCACAGTAGAGATCTATTTTAGTTTGCCCTAACCCTTGGTCAgttgaaatttgatttttgcatttagcagcaatttgctcgaaaactattagtcggagaacaataatattttttgaaaaaaatagataatttaaagagctttccaacaataatacacatcatggggttatctctaatagttccggagctattgctcgacaaatgttccgggtacccaaaatcgacaaaaactgcgacgaaaattgaaaaaatcaaacatcaaaaaatcgaacatttggactttttgtggacttttaacaactttagtgggttgttaagacatgtagaagtccataaaaatttgctgaagttagtttaaaaaaattttttttttcaactttttgaaGGTACTGTattttactcaggaaatttgggcaaaaaaattaaaattttaaatctcgtgaaaagttggtataatacagaaaataaaccgctgaattcaatggaacaaaccgcattgctctacgacttttagtttttgagttatgaatttttttaatgaataaaatttttcagtatgacaaatggctaccctaaatttaggcaaaaaattttaaatttttaattcttgtgaaaaatcgatataatatgtaaaatgagccgtagaattcagtGGAACAAACCGGAattctctacgacttttagttttttttttatgaatttttttagtgaaaaactttgatcgcctctgtagccggaaccgttgcccggagcggctccgggtttggtcgaaaaaatagataaaattaagcgctatcagatggttttttgttcgttgctctaagtcttacagtttccgagaaaaacgccaaaaaaagtttccattttcaattttttccaattttcaactgccaattacggcgaaactattaaagatatcgagaaacggaaaaatggagaacaaccggaataaaaaactctacaaaatggcataggactcaaggcgatatctcgcaaaaaatttttcaattttcaaacgccgattacggccaaactaaaagagctagaagaaaacggtttgttacatcgtaaagagcacatcaaaatctataagataaaattggttttatttgattttaaaacactttaaaaattgaccgattttaaggggggggtgttaactttattttaattttttttattttctcatttacggataaactattctaaaaagtggaactgtttcgATCCATaccaatgcaaaatgatccggggaatcgattggcatcgagaaaattgccaaattcccaatagttttttagttataaattttttaaaattttaccaatttttgcatttagcagcaatttgctcgaaaacttttagtcggagaacaataatcttttttgaaaaaaatagataatttaaagagctttccaacgataatacacttcatagggttatctctaatagttccggagctattgctcgacaaatgttccgggtacccaaaatcgacaaaaactgcgacgaaaattgaaaaaatcaaacataaaaaaatcgaacatttggactttttgtggacttttaacaactttagtgggttgttaagacatgtagaagtccataaaaatttgctgaagttagtttaaaaaaaatttttttttcacctttttgaaggtactgtatattattactcaggaaatttgggcaaaaaaaattaaaattttaaatctcgtgaaaagttggtctaatacagaaaataaaccgctgaattcaatggaacaaaccgcattgctctacgacttttagtttttgagttatgaatttatttaatgaataaaatttttcagtatgacaaatggctaccctaaatttaggcaaaaaattttaaatttttaattcttgtgaaaaattgatataatatgtaaaatgagccgtagaattcagtggaacaaaccgcaattctctacgacttttagttttttttttatgaatttttttagtgaaaaactttgatcgcctctgtagccggaaccgttgcccggagcggctccgggtttggtcgaaaaaatagataaaattaagcgctatcagatggttttttgttcgttgctctaagtcttacagtttccgagcaaaacgccaaaaaaggtttccattttcacttttttccaattttcaacTGCCAATTACggtgaaactattaaagatatcgagaaacggaaaaatggagaataaccggaataaaaaactctagaaAATGGcgtaggactcaaggcgatatctcgcaaaaaatttttcaattttcaaacgccgattacgaccaaactaaaagagctagaagaaaacggtttgttccatcgtaaagagcacatcaaaatctataagatagaattgtttttatttgattttaaaacactttaaaaattgaccgatgttaaggggggggtgttaacttttttttaattttttttattttctcatttacggataaactattctaaaaagtggaactgtttcgATCCATaccaatgcaaaatgatccggggaatcgattggcatcgagaaaattgccaaattcccaatagttttttagttataaattttttaaaattttaccaatttttgcatttagcagcaatttgctcgaaaactattagtcggagaacaataatcttttttgaaaaaaatagataatttaaagagctttccaacgataatacacttcatagggttatctctaatagttccggagctattgctcgacaaatgttccgggtacccaaaatcgataaaaactgcgacgaaaattgaaaaaatcaaacatcaaaaaatcgaacatttggactttttgtggacttttaacaactttagtgggttgttaagacatgtagaagtccataaaaatttgctgaagttagtttaaaaaaaaatttttttttcacctttttgaaggtactgtgtattattactcaggaaatttgggcaaaaaaaattaaaattttaaatgtcgtgaaaagttggtataatacagaaaataaaccgccgaattcaatggaacaaaccgcattgctctacgacgtttagtttttgagttatgaatttttttaatgaataaaatttttcagtgtgacaaatggctaccctaaatttaggcaaaaaattttaaatttttaattcttgtgaaaaattgatataatatgtaaaatgagccgtagaattcagtggaacaaaccgcaattctctacgacttttagttttttttttatgaatttttttagtgaaaaactttgatcgcctctgtagccggaaccgttgcccggagcggctccgggtttggtcgaaaaaatagataaaattaagcgttatcagatggttttttgttcgttgctctaagtcttacagtttccgagaaaaacgccaaaaaaagtttccattttcacttttttccaattttcaactgccaattacggcgaaactattaaagatatcgagaaacggaaaaatggagaataaccggaataaaaaactctacaaaatggcataggactcaaggcgatatctcgcaaaaaatttttcaattttcaaacgccgattacggccaaactaaaagagctagaagaaaacggtttgttccatcgtaaagagcacatcaaaatctataagatagaattggttttatttgattttgaaacactttaaaaattgaccgattttaaggggggggtgttaacttttttttatttttttttattttctcatttacggataaactattctaaaaagtggaactgtttcgATCCATACcgatgcaaaatgatccggggaatcgattgacatcgagaaaattgccaaattcccaatagtttttcagttataaattttttaaaattttaccaatttttgcatttagcagcaatttgctcgaaaactattagtcggagaacaataatcttttttgaaaaaaatagataatttaaagagctttccaacgataatacacttcatagggttatctctactagttccggagctattgctcgacaaatgttccgggtacccaaaatcgacaaaaactgcgacgaaaattgaaaaaatcaaacatcaaaaaatcgaacatttggactttttgtggacttttaacaactttagtgggttgttaagacatgtagaagtccataaaaatttgctgaagttagtttaaaaaaatttttttttcacctttttgaaggtactgtatattactcaggaaatttgggcaaaaaaaattaaaattttaaatttcgtgaaaagttggtataataaagaaaataaaccgctgatttcaatggaacaaaccgcattgctctacgacttttagtttttgagttataaatttttttgattttacctatttttgcctttatttgcaattttctcgaaaactttTTGTCGGAGAACAAAAGTCTTTTTTgagaaagatagataattaaaagggttatctct of the Tribolium castaneum strain GA2 chromosome 1, icTriCast1.1, whole genome shotgun sequence genome contains:
- the LOC655589 gene encoding probable RNA-binding protein 19 — its product is MSRLVVKNLPKNITEEKLRNLFQEKGTITDVQLKYTPEGKFREFAFVGYQNENEAQEAIKHFDGMFMHTRKIKVEPCALLGDSKKPKAWSKYAPESTAYKKAHGILTKEEDNDKPKVAKKNQKEDETIELLKKYQDDPMFEEFLELHNPEESKKLRKIIEKQKEHDVKSESEEDEGKGSSSENDSDEETQDRLADQKISDLEYMKKLVKKKEKPKKEPKKLDLFTLKLRGLPYNSRKKDIKQFLKPVTPFSIRLPAKIHGIAYVGFKTEKDYKKALLKDRSFIAGKRISVMEYSGKNNTEHEETSNNVRKKWVSQEEALKNEEDIAETGKIFVRNLAYTTTEDDVENLFSKFGPLAEVNLPVDPTSKKIKGFGTVTFVMPEHAARAYGELDGSILHGRMVHLLPGKSKDVADEPDLEESTNFKKKKEAKQKSEAGSSHNWNSLFLGHNAVAEVIADTYSTSKEKVMGLHDDGSAAVRLALGETQIVAQTRKYLEQEGVQLDAFSNNKCKRSKTVILVKNLPNKTEAKEIRTIFEKFGLVGRLILPPSGITAIVEFLEPSEARKAFTCLAYTKFKNVPLYLEWAPENSLGERKEPPVTNEDTTEVKQSENNNEVEETVEESEPDTTLFVKNLNFQTTDDGLRKHFESCGKLAYASVATKKDKNDPSKRLSMGYGFVRFIHKSSADKALKTLQQSTLDGKSLELKRSERTLNNEVKVVKKSTKATKQTGTKILVRNIPFQANQKEIRELFSVFGEIKALRLPKKMALDGGSHRGFAFVDFVAASDAKNAFEALCQSTHLYGRRLVLEWASSEDSVDDIRKRTAAHFQTTEAVKSKKSVLSID
- the Tim10 gene encoding mitochondrial import inner membrane translocase subunit Tim10, producing the protein MAESDAQKLQLMQELEIEMMADMYNRLTTACHKKCIPPVYNDAEIAKGEAVCIDRCVAKFLDIHERIGKKLGQLSMQDEQLLKK